gtatccaaacggggcctaagacaAGTCAATTTTTTTAACACAATTTGATTACTTCATGATAATCCTACTCACAGAGAAACAAATGCATTTTATTGGAATCCCCACTTCAGTTCAAACacatttttctttaattcaGGGTGTGGAATCGCTCAAGCATATAGCTTGCCTTCTAACAGGATGCATTCTTTTCAATTTTTATGGAAAACTTACACGAATAAGTTATCGCGCACTTATTTATCTGAAGTTGTTTGtctttgtttctttccttgccttGTAAGTATGTAACCACACTGCCACACAGTAGACTCTCGAGGTCCTCTTCATCGGGTATCAGTATCCGCAATTCCACATCCAGGCATGCCTAACATAGTAACATGTACTCAAACTCCTTTGACGTCATTAATTCATGAAGTCTAAATTTTCAACTGCAGCGTCGTGTACTCAAACATGTACCTCAAGCGCTGACTTTAGCTCAGCTGCAGCGTCGAGGGCAACCAGcagtattctttttttttttttgcctggcCTCGAGATGCTCATGGATGGTCTGCAAATTGCAAAGAGCACATGCTCCCACATGGTTTGAAATTTTCCTTAGCTGGCTTCTCGTTGTTTGAAGAGTTGCAGATCAAGATGTACAAGTGGAACACATCTGTACAAACGTCATTCTATATTGCTGTAATTCATTGCAACCAATCAAGCCCATCCCACTTGGCTCCTCCAAGGTCAATGCATGCTCGCAGTCTCCATTTTCCCCCAAAGCAGCTTCTCAAACCCATCGTCTACCTTCGCCACCCTCTCCACATTGCAACTGTGTTTCCCTGTGTCCACTATCCTGCGCGTGTGTTCTGATCGAGCTCCAGGCGTTCCAATGGCTGAGGTACTGGCCACCATGGTGGTCGGGCCACTGGTGTCCATGGTGAAGGAGAAGGCCTCCAGCTACCTCCTGGAGCAGTACCAGGTGATGGAGGGCTTGGAGAAGCAGCACAAGCTCCTCAAGCGCAAGCTGCCGGCCATCCTGGACGTCATCACCGACGCCGAGGAGCAGGCGGCAGCCAAGCGAGAAGGGGCGAAAGCTTGGCTGGAGGAGGTCCGACAGGTGGCCTACCAGGCGAATGACGTCTTGGACGAGTTCAAGTACGAGGCGCTCCGCCGCAAAGCCAGGGAGGAGGGGCACTACAAGGAGCTCGGCATGGATGTAATAAAGCTCTTCCCTTCTCACAACCGTTTTGTGTTTCGTATCAAGATGGGCAATAAGCTCCGCATGATTTTGGAAGAACTTGATGTCCTTATCGCAGAGATGAATTGTTTCGGGTTCAAGTTCCGGCAAGGGCCACCAGTGCCCGTAAATCACTTGAGGGAGAATAGTTCTAAAATCATCGACCCTGTGGACATTGCCGGCAGATCCAGAGCTGGAGACAAGAAGAAGATTATTAAGTCGTTGCTTGATAAAGCTAGCAATGTGAATCTCACGGTCTTTCCTGTCGTGGGGATGGGAGGGATGGGGAAGACCACCTTAGCCCAGCTTGTTTACAATGACCCTGACATTCAGAAGCATTTCCAGCTGCGACTCTGGGTGTGCGTCTCTGACAACTTTGATGTGGATTCCCTGGCTGAAAGAATTGTCGAAGAAGCTAAGAAGAATGGTTGTCAAGCAAATGGAAGTTCGGCATTGGACAAGCTTCAAAATGCAGTGAGTGGGAAGAGGTACCTCCTCGTATTGGATGATGTCTGGAACCGTGATGAGGCACACAAGTGGGAAAAACTGAAGTCCTACCTTCAGCATGGTGGCAGCGGCAGCTCAGTGCTCATAACAACTCGTGATCAAGCCGTCGCTCAACTAATGATGGGTACAGCTACAGGAGCCTATGAACTTGGACGCTTGGGTGAAAATTTCATAGAGGAAATTATCAGGTCGAGAGCATTCAGCTCGAAACAAGAGAAGGATTGGCCTCGTGAACTAGTTAACATGGTTGGTGATGTTGCAAAGAGATGTGCTGGTTCTCCTTTAGCTGCTACAGCATTGGGCTCTGTGTTAAGTACCAAGACCACCGCGCGTGAATGGAAGGATGTGCTAAGGAGAAAAAAGATTTGTGATGATAGAAACGGAATCTTACCGGTACTCAAGCTTAGTTACAATTGCTTGCCATCACATATGCGGCAATGCTTTGCTTTCTGTGCTATGTTTCCCAAGGATTATGAGATTGACGTGGAAATGTTGATCCAGTTATGGATGGCCAATGGTTTTATCTCGGTGCTACAAGGAGAAGAACATCCTGAAATTTCaggtaaaaatattttcattGAGCTTGCGTCAAGGTCATTTTTCCAGGATGTGAAGGGGATCCCATTTGAGTTCACTGATATAGAGGTCTCTAGAGTTACTTGTAAGATCCATGACCTTATGCATGACGTTGCATTGGATTCTATGGGAAAAGAATGCGCTGCTATAGCTACAGAACAGAGTAAAAGTGGGGATTTTCCACATTCAGCTCGTCATTTATTGTTGTCAGTCAATGAACCAGAAACTTTTCTGAATGCTTCCCTGGAGAAAGGCTCTCCGGTTATACAAACACTGATATGTGAGGGAGATGTAGACAAAGACTTGCAACATTTGTCAAAATACAGGTCTGCGCGAGCATTAAAGATCAGGGGAGGTTTAGAGTTAAAGCAAACTTCATTCCTAAAACCCGTATGGCTACATCACCTGAGGTACCTTGATTTCTCAGGAAGCTATGCTATTAAATCACTTCCTGAAGATATAAGCATCCTATATCATCTGCAAACATTGAACCTTTCTAGCTGTCACTATCTTGAACGACTTCCAAAGGGAATGAAGTACATGACTGCCCTCCGTCACCTCTACACTCACGGATGTTTGAAGTTAAAGAGCATGCCTGCTGACCTCAGACACCTCACTTCCCTACAGACGCTGACATGCTTTGTAGCAAGTGCAGGCTCTGATTGCAGTAGGGTGGGAGAACTGAGGCGGTTAGACGATCTTGGTGGTCAGCTGGAGCTAAAACAGCTAGAAAATGTGAAAGAGGCAGATGCAAAAGAGGCAAAACTCGGAAATAAGAAAAAACTGGCCAGATTGACATTGAGATGGACTGATGTTGACAAAGAGGCACGGAATAGTGATAGAGAGGTACTGGAAGGTCTGGAGCCTCATGACGGACTGAAGGTTCTAGAGATATATTCCTGCAGTATCGACACTTGTCCAACATGGAT
This sequence is a window from Setaria italica strain Yugu1 chromosome III, Setaria_italica_v2.0, whole genome shotgun sequence. Protein-coding genes within it:
- the LOC101784142 gene encoding putative disease resistance protein RGA3 translates to MLAVSIFPQSSFSNPSSTFATLSTLQLCFPVSTILRVCSDRAPGVPMAEVLATMVVGPLVSMVKEKASSYLLEQYQVMEGLEKQHKLLKRKLPAILDVITDAEEQAAAKREGAKAWLEEVRQVAYQANDVLDEFKYEALRRKAREEGHYKELGMDVIKLFPSHNRFVFRIKMGNKLRMILEELDVLIAEMNCFGFKFRQGPPVPVNHLRENSSKIIDPVDIAGRSRAGDKKKIIKSLLDKASNVNLTVFPVVGMGGMGKTTLAQLVYNDPDIQKHFQLRLWVCVSDNFDVDSLAERIVEEAKKNGCQANGSSALDKLQNAVSGKRYLLVLDDVWNRDEAHKWEKLKSYLQHGGSGSSVLITTRDQAVAQLMMGTATGAYELGRLGENFIEEIIRSRAFSSKQEKDWPRELVNMVGDVAKRCAGSPLAATALGSVLSTKTTAREWKDVLRRKKICDDRNGILPVLKLSYNCLPSHMRQCFAFCAMFPKDYEIDVEMLIQLWMANGFISVLQGEEHPEISGWEYSIRRRLACLK